TGGTCACACGAGAAGACCGCCGCCGCCGCCCGCGCCCTCGACGTGTCCACCGACTACCTCCACGGACTCACGGAAGACCCGCGGACGGCCGAGCAGCTTCTCCGGGACCTAAACGCCGCCCAAGGCCTCGAAGACCCCGCGGCCCGCGCCGCGGCGGCCGACGACGGCGACTTCGTCGGCGTCTCCGAGCTGGCCTCGGCCGCCGGAGACGGCGCCGATGTCTACGACGAGCGGGTGATCGGGAGGGTCAAGTTCCTCCGCTCGTGGCTCGGCCGGCACGGACTCGTCGCCCGCAACTGCCGCATCATCCAGGTCAGCGGCGAGTCGATGGAGCCGACGCTCGTCGACGGGTGCTCGATACTCGTCAACCACTCCGTCCGCCGACGCCACGTCGGGCACATCTACGTCGTCCGCACCGAGGACGGCCTCGTCGTCAAGCGCGCCGGACGAGACGAGGACGGCGTCTGGCAGCTCGTCAGCGACAACCCGAACAAGCACGTCTGGCCCACGCGGCCCTGGCCGCCCGGCGCGGCCATCGTCGGCGAGGTCAAGTGGGCCGCGCGGACCTTCGCATACGGAGGAAGCCAATGAACCCGAACGACAGCCAGAACGGCTCGGCCGCAGCCCGGAAGAAGAGAGCACACAAGGCCGATCGCAAGCCGGCCGCACGCCGCCGCGTCCGCGTCGCCGAGGGCATCTACAGGGACCGCCACGGGCTCGCCGCCACCGTCAAGGTGAACGGCGTCCAGCGCGAGGTCCGCTTCCCACCCGGCACCCCGCTCAAGACCATCCGCGCGCGGCGCGACGAGCTGCGCGCCAGCCTGCGGACGCTACCGGCCGGCGGCAAGCACTCCCTGAACCACGACGCCGGGCGCTACCTCGACCAGGTGAAGACCACCCTGATCAGCTTCGGCGACCGCCGCCGCGAGCTGCTGGCGTGGCTGCCGCGCTTCGGGCATCTGCGGACGCTCGCGCTGCCCGCCCATCTGCCGGCGCTCAACGGCCAGCTACACGAGTGGCGCGACACGCTCGCCGCCTCGACCTGCAACCACCGCCGGCATGCGCTCACGAACCTCGTCCGAGTCCTCTACGGCCGCCGCGCCTCGTTCGACCTGCTCGACCTCGTCCGCTTCGCGCCGCCCCCGCCGAGGCCCCGATGGGTCGACCGCGGCCACATCGCCGACGTGCTCGCCGAGATCGAGACCGGCTCGGTCACCCGCGCCCGTCTGGAGCTGATGCACTGGACCGGGATGCGGCCCTCGCAGATGGGGCGGCTGCGCGCCGAGGACTTCCGGCTCGACGAGCCGATCCCCTACGTCGCCGTCCCGCGCGGGAAGGGCGGACGCATCGCCGCCGTCCCGTTGGTGCCCGAAGGCGTCGACGCCGCGCACGCCTTCCTCGACGCCGAAGCCTTCGGACCGTGGCCCCGCAGCAGCGTCAACCGCGCGCTCGCCGCCGCCGCGCGCCGGGCCGGGCGGTCGGCGTTCACCACCTACCAGATCCGGCACTCGTTCGCGGCAGGGTTGCGAAGGGCCGGGACCGACGTGGCCGACATCCAGGACCTGTACGGACACACCAAGCCCGAGACGACCATGATCTATGCGCCGCCCGAGCTTGCGAAACATCGCGCCGCGCTCGAACGGCTGCGCCGGAACGACGCGACCGGAGATACCGTTCTCGACTGGCCGCCCCCGCTTGCCGGTGCGGACGGGCAAGTGCGGAGCACGGCTTGACCGGCAGGTCCGCACTTACGCCGCGCGGCAGTTTCTCGCCGACGGAGAGATAATCGGTGCGAGTCGCGGCCGGGTCGCGCCCGCCCGCCAAGGACCGGCCCGGCCGCCGAGGGCCGAAGGGAGACCCCGAATGCGAACAGCCG
This window of the Acidobacteriota bacterium genome carries:
- a CDS encoding helix-turn-helix domain-containing protein; the protein is MSIFGDRLRAARTLRAVTQQQLAAHTVNTREAVSMVERGKAGWSHEKTAAAARALDVSTDYLHGLTEDPRTAEQLLRDLNAAQGLEDPAARAAAADDGDFVGVSELASAAGDGADVYDERVIGRVKFLRSWLGRHGLVARNCRIIQVSGESMEPTLVDGCSILVNHSVRRRHVGHIYVVRTEDGLVVKRAGRDEDGVWQLVSDNPNKHVWPTRPWPPGAAIVGEVKWAARTFAYGGSQ
- a CDS encoding phage integrase family protein, giving the protein MNPNDSQNGSAAARKKRAHKADRKPAARRRVRVAEGIYRDRHGLAATVKVNGVQREVRFPPGTPLKTIRARRDELRASLRTLPAGGKHSLNHDAGRYLDQVKTTLISFGDRRRELLAWLPRFGHLRTLALPAHLPALNGQLHEWRDTLAASTCNHRRHALTNLVRVLYGRRASFDLLDLVRFAPPPPRPRWVDRGHIADVLAEIETGSVTRARLELMHWTGMRPSQMGRLRAEDFRLDEPIPYVAVPRGKGGRIAAVPLVPEGVDAAHAFLDAEAFGPWPRSSVNRALAAAARRAGRSAFTTYQIRHSFAAGLRRAGTDVADIQDLYGHTKPETTMIYAPPELAKHRAALERLRRNDATGDTVLDWPPPLAGADGQVRSTA